A window from Pseudomonas sp. Tri1 encodes these proteins:
- a CDS encoding class II fumarate hydratase, translating to MSRIETDSLGQVEVPDDAYWGAQTQRSMINFAIGNERMPLSVLHALALIKKAAARVNDRNGDLPADIARLIEQAADEVLDGKHDDQFPLVVWQTGSGTQSNMNVNEVIAGRANELAGNPRGGKSPVHPNDHVNRSQSSNDCFPTAMHIAAVQAVQQQLLPAIGELSGGLAELAARHMKLVKTGRTHMMDATPITFGQELSAFIAQLDYAERAIRAALPAVCELAQGGTAVGTGLNSPHGFGEAIAAELAALSGLPFVTAPNKFAALAGHEPLTALSGALKTLAVTLMKIANDLRLLGSGPRAGFAEVKLPANEPGSSIMPGKVNPTQCEALSMLACQVMGNDVTIGFAASQGHLQLNVFKPVIIHNLLQSIRLLADGCSNFQQHCVAGLEPDAEQMAAHLERGLMLVTALNPHIGYDKSAEIAKKAYGEGLTLREAALQLGYLTDEEFDAWVRPENMLEAGSQG from the coding sequence ATGAGCCGTATCGAAACCGACAGCCTTGGCCAGGTGGAAGTCCCGGATGACGCCTACTGGGGCGCCCAGACCCAGCGTTCCATGATCAACTTTGCCATTGGCAACGAACGCATGCCGCTGTCGGTGCTGCACGCCCTGGCGCTGATCAAGAAAGCCGCCGCACGGGTCAATGACCGCAATGGCGACCTGCCCGCCGACATCGCCCGCCTGATCGAACAGGCCGCCGACGAAGTGCTAGACGGCAAGCATGACGACCAGTTCCCTTTGGTGGTCTGGCAGACCGGCAGCGGAACCCAGAGCAACATGAACGTCAACGAAGTGATCGCCGGGCGCGCCAACGAGCTGGCGGGCAACCCCCGCGGCGGCAAGAGCCCGGTGCACCCCAACGACCACGTCAACCGCTCCCAGAGCTCCAACGATTGCTTCCCTACCGCCATGCACATTGCCGCCGTCCAGGCCGTCCAGCAGCAATTGCTACCGGCCATCGGTGAGTTGTCTGGCGGGCTGGCAGAACTGGCGGCGCGCCACATGAAGCTGGTCAAGACCGGTCGCACCCACATGATGGATGCCACGCCGATCACGTTTGGCCAGGAACTGTCGGCGTTCATTGCCCAGCTCGATTACGCCGAACGGGCAATCCGCGCCGCGCTGCCAGCGGTCTGTGAGCTGGCCCAGGGCGGCACTGCGGTGGGCACGGGGCTCAATTCGCCCCATGGTTTTGGCGAAGCCATCGCCGCTGAACTGGCGGCACTCTCCGGCCTGCCGTTTGTCACTGCACCCAACAAGTTCGCGGCGCTGGCCGGGCATGAGCCGCTGACCGCCCTGTCCGGCGCACTGAAAACCCTCGCCGTCACCCTGATGAAGATCGCCAACGACCTGCGCCTGCTGGGTTCCGGGCCACGGGCCGGGTTTGCCGAGGTGAAATTGCCGGCCAACGAACCGGGCAGTTCGATCATGCCCGGCAAGGTCAACCCGACCCAGTGCGAAGCCTTGTCGATGCTGGCCTGCCAGGTCATGGGCAACGACGTGACCATCGGTTTCGCCGCCAGCCAGGGCCATTTACAGCTGAACGTATTCAAACCAGTGATCATCCACAACCTGCTGCAATCGATCCGCCTGCTGGCCGATGGCTGCAGCAACTTCCAACAGCACTGCGTCGCCGGGCTCGAGCCGGATGCCGAGCAAATGGCCGCGCACCTGGAACGTGGATTGATGCTGGTGACCGCGCTGAACCCGCACATCGGCTATGACAAGTCCGCCGAGATCGCCAAGAAAGCCTACGGCGAAGGGTTGACCTTGCGTGAGGCGGCGCTGCAACTGGGGTACCTGACCGATGAGGAGTTCGACGCCTGGGTAAGGCCGGAGAATATGCTGGAGGCTGGTAGCCAGGGCTGA
- a CDS encoding DUF2059 domain-containing protein gives MTRLRAICTAVALVCASGPVFADTASHNASAEAFLTLAHADKLGTPVYMQVQQMFAQRFEQTKAPESKKATLETYQAKANAALDQAIGWNKLKPDMVKLYTSNFSESELKDLVAFYQSPLGKKVLEKMPQLTQQSAQMTQAKLESAVPVVNKLLADMTAELEPKAAAPAPAKKKP, from the coding sequence ATGACCCGTCTTCGTGCCATCTGTACCGCAGTTGCTCTGGTGTGTGCCAGCGGCCCTGTTTTCGCCGATACCGCCAGCCACAACGCCAGTGCCGAAGCGTTCCTGACCTTGGCCCATGCTGACAAACTGGGAACCCCGGTGTACATGCAAGTGCAGCAGATGTTCGCCCAGCGCTTTGAACAGACCAAGGCGCCCGAGTCGAAAAAAGCCACCCTGGAAACCTACCAGGCCAAGGCCAATGCCGCCCTGGACCAGGCCATCGGCTGGAACAAGCTCAAGCCGGACATGGTCAAGCTCTACACCAGCAACTTCAGCGAATCGGAGCTCAAGGACCTGGTAGCTTTCTACCAGTCGCCATTGGGCAAGAAAGTCCTGGAAAAAATGCCGCAGCTGACCCAGCAATCGGCCCAGATGACCCAAGCCAAGCTTGAAAGCGCGGTGCCAGTGGTCAACAAGCTGCTGGCGGACATGACGGCCGAGCTTGAGCCAAAAGCCGCCGCACCTGCCCCTGCCAAGAAAAAGCCGTAA